The DNA segment CACACACAATTCGATCAGCTCCTATATCCACAGAGAAAAGGTTGCTCTTAAATCCATGCAACATCCTCTGTGGAGGCTCAGCTATGTCTCCACTCAAATGCTTTACCTTTGAAACTCTCTTACCAAGAGCTCGTTTGCTAGACTTCAACAGCTTTCTCACATCAATTAGAGCTAGCTTGCCATCACTTGATGCTGAAACAAGCCATGGAAATTCAAAGGCAAGGGAATACACAGCAGCCGAGTGAGGAACCCAAGTACAAACATGCCAAGCTTCACACTCATAACCATCATTTACAATCTCATACATGTGAATTGCACCATTTTCACCTCCAGTGAAAAGGAAGTCCCCTGTATGGCTCCGTGCCAAAGCATAAGTGTTACCAACATGAGCATTAGAAACAATGGTCATCAAAGCCCCACTACTAGTATCCCAAATATACACATCTGAACCTGAGGTGCTGGCCACACTTGTATCATGAGGGACAAGTGCCCAGACCCAGTCACTGTGCCTCAGCACTGCAGTACACTTCATTGAATCACGGTCCCACACTCGAACAGTAGTGTCCCATGAACCACTGTAAATCCTTGTAAGATCTAAAGCAAGGGAAGTTATAGGACCTTCGTGTCCCCAAAGTCGAACCTCAGTATTCTGATGATTCTGTGAGGCTCTGAGCTCAAACAGGTGAGGCAGTCCTTCTACAGCCCTCCAACAAAGAATAAATCCATCAGTACCGCCAGCAACCAATAGTTTTCTATCCGCTGCAACGGCTCGAATGGTGCAGCCAAGGGGTCTTGATGAAGCAATCGACAACCCATTCTCCATGTCCCACATCCTCACAACAGAGTCATACCCAGAGGTAAATATGAGCTTCGCAGAAGCCAATAGGAAAACAGTCTTAACTCCCTCAGTATGCCCATACAACACTTCCATACTATATCGTCCCATAAAAGTCTTACTCCTAAACTCCCTTTCCACGAAAATCTCCTTCCATGACTTATCATCATCCACAGCCAAGGAGGCAGTTGGAAGCCCCCACCACTGACAATAGAAATGCTTCCAAGCATGGTGCTCGGATGCAACCCTTTGGAAAATCGTTGAGACACACGAAACAATGCCCAGATCCTTGGGGTCAAGGCAACTCAAAATCTCAGATATCAACGCCGAAGGAAGGTCAGTGATGGACAAACCACAATTTAAAACCACATCACCAGGAATTGATGACTGGTTCAAACCACTTCCTGGAGCTTTGATTCCCTTCTTGGAACTAATCTTGGATGCTCCCTTAAGCTTCACGCTCTTCCCAGGTCTGCTATCTGGAAAAAGATTTTTCGTTGCCACTCCTTCGGTGAAGGATTTGGAACTAAGCTGATTAGGTTCAACTGTGTCTATGTCTGGATTTGCTACAAATTCTGCCAAATTTTGAGAAACCCCAGTCCTATTTAGGCACTCAAATGCCATAAAAAATGTGGATCCTACTCTATGAATCAAAAGGGTTGAAAGCTCAAACCCCCGCAACGACGTAACAAATACAAAATTCCCAAACCGAAGGCAAGAAAAATAGCAAATTGCAAACCCTAAAGTTAACCTAATCTGAGGAACAATCAGTGACCAAACTATGGGTAGAGGAAttgtaaaattgaaaaagaaattggGAAAAATAAGAACGATTGAAAGGAGAAAAAAAGGTTAGAGAGGAAAGAAATACCttgagaagagaagagaagagaagagattGGGATAAAGAAAATGTAATTAGGATTAGCGTTTGTGTGGTTAGGTCTGCGACGACAAAGAATGAATTGAGATCCACAGGTTCGATTTGAGAAAAGGAATCTGCCAAACACACCACCCCTTCTCC comes from the Phaseolus vulgaris cultivar G19833 chromosome 8, P. vulgaris v2.0, whole genome shotgun sequence genome and includes:
- the LOC137823340 gene encoding F-box/WD-40 repeat-containing protein At5g21040, whose amino-acid sequence is MAFECLNRTGVSQNLAEFVANPDIDTVEPNQLSSKSFTEGVATKNLFPDSRPGKSVKLKGASKISSKKGIKAPGSGLNQSSIPGDVVLNCGLSITDLPSALISEILSCLDPKDLGIVSCVSTIFQRVASEHHAWKHFYCQWWGLPTASLAVDDDKSWKEIFVEREFRSKTFMGRYSMEVLYGHTEGVKTVFLLASAKLIFTSGYDSVVRMWDMENGLSIASSRPLGCTIRAVAADRKLLVAGGTDGFILCWRAVEGLPHLFELRASQNHQNTEVRLWGHEGPITSLALDLTRIYSGSWDTTVRVWDRDSMKCTAVLRHSDWVWALVPHDTSVASTSGSDVYIWDTSSGALMTIVSNAHVGNTYALARSHTGDFLFTGGENGAIHMYEIVNDGYECEAWHVCTWVPHSAAVYSLAFEFPWLVSASSDGKLALIDVRKLLKSSKRALGKRVSKVKHLSGDIAEPPQRMLHGFKSNLFSVDIGADRIVCGGEEGVIRIWNFTEALEIERRARKLRGIRLENRMRRRKLQTELSNDQCSVAAKKNSVTCIWPNKRGMSGKLKA